A stretch of Henckelia pumila isolate YLH828 chromosome 4, ASM3356847v2, whole genome shotgun sequence DNA encodes these proteins:
- the LOC140864194 gene encoding delta-1-pyrroline-5-carboxylate dehydrogenase 12A1, mitochondrial, with translation MCGSLGSRILKGKAPQHAFRNWFGTYDSSRFVHTLPFATLKVDEISGAQPAEVMNLVQGSWTKTSNWKTIVDPLNGESFIKVAEVDEKGILPFVESLSQCPKHGLHNPFKAPERYLMLGDVTAKAANKLSLPEVSDFFAKLIQRVAPKSYQQALGEVVVTQKFLENFCADQVRFLARSFSVPGNHLGQHSHGFRWPYGPVAIITPFNFPLEIPVLQLMGALYMGNKPLLKVDSKVCIVMEQMIRLLHDCGLPMEDVDFINSDGNMMNKLLMEAKPRMTLFTGSSRVAEKLTVDLKGRIKLEDAGFDWKVLGPDVQEEDYVAWVCDQDAYACSGQKCSAQSMLFMHENWSKSSLVNKLTDLAARRKLEDLTIGPVLTFTTEAMLDHTNELLKIKGSKLLFGGEALQNHSIPAVYGAIKPTAVFIPLTEILKDDNYELVTKEIFGPFQIITEYKQDQLPLVLNILERMHAHLTAAVVSNDPLFLQEVLGHSVNGTTYAGLRARTTGAPQNHWFGPAGDPRGAGIGTPEAIKLVWSCHREVIYDFGPLPEKWETPKAT, from the exons ATGTGTGGGTCACTGGGTTCCAGGATTTTGAAAGGCAAAGCGCCGCAACATGCTTTCAGGAATTGGTTCGGCACGTATGATTCTTCGAG ATTCGTTCACACTTTACCTTTTGCCACCCTGAAGGTTGATGAAATATCAGGTGCTCAGCCTGCAGAAGTGATGAATTTGG TGCAGGGGAGTTGGACTAAAACTTCTAATTGGAAAACTATTGTGGATCCGTTAAACGGTGAATCTTTTATTAAAGTTGCCGAAGTAGATGAAAAGGGTATACTT CCTTTTGTGGAGAGCTTGTCCCAGTGCCCCAAGCATGGTTTACACAATCCTTTTAAAGCACCAGAAAG GTATCTCATGCTTGGAGATGTAACAGCAAAAGCAGCCAACAAGCTCTCTCTTCCAGAG GTTTCGGACTTCTTTGCTAAGTTGATACAAAGAGTGGCTCCAAAAAGTTACCAGCAAGCTCTTGGTGAAGTTGTTGTGACACagaaatttttagaaaatttctGTGCTGATCAG GTTCGTTTCCTAGCTAGATCATTTTCAGTACCTGGAAATCATCTTGGTCAGCACAGCCATGGATTTCGGTGGCCTTATGGTCCT GTTGCAATTATTACTCCCTTCAATTTTCCTTTAGAAATTCCCGTGCTTCAGCTGATGGGTGCACTTTACATGGGGAACAAGCCTCTGCTTAAAGTCGATAGCAAG GTCTGCATAGTTATGGAACAAATGATTCGACTACTCCATGATTGTGGATTGCCTATGGAGGATGTTGATTTCATAAATTCTGACGGGAATATGATGAACAAACTTCTCATGGAG GCGAAGCCACGGATGACTCTCTTCACCGGCAGTTCAAGAGTGGCTGAGAAATTGACTGTTGACCTCAAGGGTCGTATCAAGTTGGAAGATGCTGGCTTTGACTGGAAGGTTCTTGGCCCTGATGTTCAGGAG gaagattatgttgcatggGTTTGTGATCAAGATGCATATGCATGTAGCGGTCAAAAATGCTCTGCGCAGTCCATGTTGTTCATGCATGAG AACTGGTCTAAAAGCTCACTCGTTAATAAATTGACTGATCTTGCTGCTAGAAGGAAACTCGAAGATTTAACGATCGGTCCTGTCCTTACT TTTACAACAGAAGCAATGCTCGATCATACAAACGAATTGCTCAAGATAAAGGGATCGAAGCTTTTATTTGGTGGTGAAGCTTTACAAAATCATTCTATTCCAGCAGTATATGGTGCCATTAAACCCACCGCCGTATTTATCCCACTCACAGAAATATTGAAGGACGACAATTATGAGTTGGTAACAAAAGAAATATTTGGTCCATTCCAG ATTATCACGGAATACAAACAAGACCAACTTCCTCTGGTATTGAACATTCTTGAAAGAATGCACGCGCATTTAACAGCTGCAGTAGTTTCAAATGATCCTCTGTTCTTACAA GAAGTTTTAGGCCATTCGGTTAATGGAACTACATATGCTGGTTTGAGGGCAAGAACAACAGGGGCTCCTCAAAATCACTG